In Cytobacillus oceanisediminis, the following proteins share a genomic window:
- a CDS encoding response regulator transcription factor: MAIESTILGNIQNLEDIESHEEKLYKILEVYMNIFPVKNAYLFRYSPLGFIGEGIIAITCHGLIHIRDIRDDIRSLPLIYSALYERKAKYCSGIEYLKQINIKYITTSNVNSFLAIPICFGAVPIGYICTNEFDEHGKISDQQLSSYTQFGQHIGKTLEKTEGKEDARLLSRREMEVMKRISWGESIKEMADSMFISEVTINQYIKTAIRKLGAQNRTQAIAEMFRRGMIS, translated from the coding sequence ATGGCAATAGAATCTACCATATTGGGTAATATCCAGAATTTAGAAGATATCGAGAGTCATGAAGAAAAACTGTATAAAATTCTAGAGGTTTATATGAACATTTTTCCTGTTAAAAATGCCTATTTATTCCGGTATTCACCTTTAGGTTTTATTGGTGAAGGAATCATCGCTATTACGTGCCACGGATTAATACATATCAGAGATATCAGGGATGATATTCGTTCATTGCCGCTTATTTACTCCGCCCTCTATGAAAGAAAAGCAAAATATTGTTCGGGGATTGAATACCTAAAGCAAATAAACATCAAATACATAACAACTTCCAATGTCAACTCCTTCCTGGCTATCCCCATCTGCTTTGGCGCTGTTCCCATCGGCTATATTTGCACAAACGAATTTGATGAGCATGGAAAAATTTCTGATCAGCAGCTTTCTTCTTATACCCAATTTGGTCAGCACATAGGAAAAACCCTTGAAAAAACGGAAGGAAAAGAAGATGCCCGGCTATTAAGCAGAAGAGAAATGGAGGTCATGAAGAGGATTTCCTGGGGGGAAAGCATAAAGGAAATGGCTGATTCCATGTTTATCAGTGAAGTTACCATCAACCAGTATATTAAAACAGCTATCAGGAAACTGGGAGCTCAAAACCGGACACAGGCAATTGCGGAGATGTTCCGACGAGGGATGATTTCGTAA
- a CDS encoding flavin-containing monooxygenase, whose amino-acid sequence MSSFQKSNSLTDFDAVVVGAGFSGLYMLHRLREAGFSTRVFEAGDNVGGTWYWNRYPGARCDVESIYYNYTFSEELLKEWSWSAKYAEQPEILSYINYVADKFDLRRDVQFNTRVQSAQFDEKKNRWDVQLNNGEKVSAQYFITAVGCLSASNVPKFKGLENFKGEWHHTGHWPHEGVNFQGKRVGIIGTGSSGIQAIPVIAKEAKHLTVFQRTPQYSSPARNTPNDPEHMKNIRKNYREIRAKMRHSITGIPEEPRNISVFDESPEERQKVFEEAWQKGGLLNLTYTYNDLSITPEANAIVAEFIRSKIRQTVIKPEVAEKLLPRFYYGTKRTIIDTDYFETYNRDNVSLVDVKEAPIQEITATGVKTADAEYELDMIVFATGFDAMTGPLFKIDIRGKDGFSLKEKWAAGSHTRTYLGLGTAGFPNMFMLTGPESPSVLSNMMVSIEQHVEWVFDCISYMREQNQAVIEVKEEAENTWSKHCREIADQTLFTKTDSWYMGANIEGKARGFQIYLGGVGTYRKICDEVAEKGYEGFILTASEKSAVN is encoded by the coding sequence ATGTCATCATTTCAAAAATCGAACTCTCTCACGGATTTTGATGCTGTCGTCGTAGGGGCTGGTTTTTCTGGATTGTATATGCTGCATCGTTTGCGGGAGGCCGGTTTTTCCACCCGGGTATTTGAAGCAGGCGATAATGTCGGTGGGACATGGTATTGGAATCGGTATCCCGGCGCAAGATGCGATGTTGAAAGCATCTACTATAATTACACTTTTTCTGAGGAACTATTGAAAGAATGGAGCTGGTCGGCAAAATACGCCGAACAGCCTGAAATACTAAGCTACATAAATTATGTAGCAGATAAGTTTGATCTGCGGCGTGATGTGCAGTTCAATACAAGGGTGCAATCCGCGCAATTTGACGAAAAGAAAAATAGGTGGGACGTCCAATTAAATAATGGTGAAAAGGTTTCTGCCCAATATTTTATTACAGCTGTAGGGTGCTTGTCAGCGTCCAATGTACCTAAATTTAAAGGGCTGGAAAACTTTAAGGGCGAATGGCATCATACCGGGCACTGGCCGCATGAAGGAGTGAATTTCCAGGGCAAGCGCGTTGGCATCATTGGCACAGGGTCCAGCGGTATCCAGGCAATCCCTGTCATTGCAAAAGAAGCCAAGCACCTGACCGTATTCCAGCGGACCCCGCAGTACAGCAGCCCAGCCAGGAATACGCCGAATGATCCTGAACACATGAAAAATATACGGAAAAATTACAGGGAAATCAGAGCGAAAATGCGCCATTCCATTACCGGCATACCGGAGGAGCCAAGAAACATTTCCGTGTTTGATGAATCTCCTGAAGAACGGCAAAAAGTTTTTGAAGAAGCCTGGCAAAAAGGAGGTCTGCTAAATCTTACTTACACATATAATGACTTGTCCATTACTCCTGAAGCCAATGCCATCGTGGCGGAGTTCATCCGCTCTAAAATCCGCCAGACAGTCATAAAGCCAGAAGTGGCTGAAAAACTCCTTCCAAGGTTCTATTACGGCACCAAACGCACCATCATTGATACAGATTATTTCGAGACCTATAACCGGGATAACGTATCGCTGGTGGATGTTAAAGAAGCGCCGATTCAGGAGATTACCGCAACAGGGGTTAAGACTGCGGATGCTGAATATGAGCTTGACATGATTGTGTTTGCCACAGGATTTGATGCGATGACTGGACCGCTGTTTAAAATCGATATCCGCGGAAAAGACGGCTTCTCCCTTAAGGAAAAATGGGCTGCCGGCTCACATACTCGAACCTATCTAGGCCTAGGCACAGCAGGTTTCCCGAACATGTTCATGCTGACCGGACCTGAGAGTCCATCCGTATTGAGCAATATGATGGTTTCGATTGAGCAGCATGTGGAATGGGTATTTGATTGCATCAGCTATATGCGCGAACAAAACCAGGCTGTCATTGAAGTCAAGGAAGAGGCGGAAAATACATGGAGCAAGCACTGCCGTGAAATCGCCGATCAGACTTTATTTACCAAAACAGACTCCTGGTACATGGGTGCCAATATTGAAGGAAAAGCCCGCGGCTTCCAAATCTATCTTGGCGGTGTTGGAACCTACCGAAAGATTTGTGATGAAGTCGCAGAAAAAGGCTATGAAGGTTTTATCCTGACAGCCTCTGAAAAAAGTGCTGTGAATTAA